The following coding sequences are from one Clostridioides difficile ATCC 9689 = DSM 1296 window:
- the pfkB gene encoding 1-phosphofructokinase translates to MITVITFNPSIDRMYRVNNINIGEVQRVVSKNATAGGKGLNVAKVCKILKENPLAMGFLGGFNGEFIKNELRKLDIQNKFTKIEQETRNCLNIIEDNKVSTEFLEKGPIVEKSDLERFENDIEEVLKNTKILVASGSYCENMPIDYYEKIGNICRANNIKFILDTSGEALKIALKSKPYLIKPNIDEIRHLLGMNIESREEIILSGKKLIEMGAENVCISLGKDGMVYLNEDNVYDVKVPVVKCINTVGSGDSTVAGFSVGILRGYKIENLLKFANACGISNALNMETGFVDLVEIDKYQDLVEVKKLS, encoded by the coding sequence ATGATTACAGTAATAACATTCAACCCATCTATAGATAGAATGTATAGAGTGAATAATATAAACATAGGTGAGGTGCAAAGGGTAGTAAGTAAGAATGCAACTGCTGGAGGTAAAGGATTAAACGTAGCTAAGGTATGTAAAATTTTAAAAGAAAATCCTTTAGCTATGGGATTTCTAGGCGGATTTAATGGAGAATTTATAAAAAATGAACTTAGAAAACTAGATATACAAAATAAATTTACAAAAATAGAGCAGGAAACTAGAAATTGCTTAAACATAATTGAGGACAATAAAGTTAGTACAGAATTTTTAGAAAAAGGACCAATAGTAGAAAAAAGCGATTTAGAGAGATTTGAAAATGATATAGAGGAAGTACTAAAAAATACTAAAATACTGGTAGCTTCTGGTAGTTATTGTGAGAATATGCCGATAGACTATTATGAAAAGATAGGAAATATATGTAGAGCAAATAATATAAAGTTTATATTAGATACATCAGGAGAAGCATTAAAAATAGCTTTAAAATCAAAACCATATTTAATAAAGCCAAATATAGATGAAATAAGACATTTATTAGGAATGAATATAGAATCAAGAGAAGAAATTATCTTGTCAGGAAAAAAACTTATTGAAATGGGTGCAGAGAATGTATGTATATCTTTAGGAAAAGATGGTATGGTGTATTTAAACGAAGATAATGTATATGATGTAAAAGTACCAGTTGTAAAGTGTATAAATACTGTAGGTAGTGGAGATAGCACAGTGGCTGGATTTAGTGTAGGTATTTTAAGGGGTTATAAAATAGAAAATTTACTTAAATTTGCAAATGCTTGTGGTATAAGTAATGCTTTAAATATGGAAACTGGATTTGTAGATTTGGTAGAAATTGATAAATATCAAGATTTAGTTGAAGTAAAAAAGTTAAGTTAA